The genomic window TTTGCTCGCCGAGATGGGCACGGAGATACCGGACGACGTCGAGATCCGGGTTTGGGACTCCAGCGCCTATTCGCGCTACCTCGTGCTGCCCGAGCGACCTGCCGGCACCGACGGTCTCGACGAGGAGCAGCTGGCCGCCCTGGTCGACCGCGACGCGATGATCGGGGTGGCGCGGCCGTGACACTGCGTGACGACGTCGGGCTCATGGCCGGGCCGGAGGCGCTGCCACGTGACAACGGCGAGCTGGTCTTCGCCGCCCCGTGGGAGGGGCGGGCGCTCGCGATCGCCGTCACCACGGTCGAGCGGCTGGGGCTGCCGTGGGACGAGTTCCGGTCCCGGCTGATCGCGGCCATCGCCGAAGCGCCGGAGCGGCCCTACTACGAGAGCTGGGCGCTGGCCCTCGAGCGGTTGCTCGTCGACCACGGGATCACCTCCCCCGACGAGCTCGCCGGCGCGACACCGACCGAGCGGCCGCCTCTCTAGCCGTTCTTCTGCCGCTCGGCGCGCAGCTCGGCGATCGCCTGGTGCGCCTCGGCACCGTCGGGGATCGGGCGGCCGGAGTCGCGCCACTCGACCGCGTCGTGGAAACCGTGCTGCGCCGCGTAGCCCTGGAACCACACCCCCTCTGGCGTGTGCCGGGCGATGCCGTCGAACAACGTCGCCACCATCTGGGTCGACGACAGGCCCATGTTCTCCAGCGCCTGGTTGATCATCAGCTTCTGCATCATCAGCTGGTTGCGCGGCACCGCCGCGATCCGCTCGGCGAGCGCGGCCACCTCGGCGTCGAGCCCGTCGGCGGGTACGGCGCTGTGCACGAGCCCCCACTCGGCCGCGGTGCGGCCGTCGATCGTGTCACCGGTCAGCAGCATCCGCTTCGCCCGCTCGGCGCCGATCCGGTAGACCCACATCGCGGTCGTCGGGCAGCCCCAGACCCGCGCCGGCGGGTAGCCGATGCGCGCGTCCTCGGCCATCACGACGAGGTCGGCGCACAGGGCGATGTCGCTCCCGCCCGCGATCGCGTAGCCATGCACCTTCGCGATCGTCGGCTTGTAGGAGCGGAAGAGCGTAAAGAAGTCGTCGGTCCAGCCGCGCATCATCCGGTAGTCGGCCATGGGATCCCACGGGCCGTGCGCCTGGACGCCCTCGCCGCCCTCGGCGTAGTCCTTGAGGTCGTATCCCGCGCAGAAGGCCCGGCCCGCGCCCTCCACGACGATCACGTGGACCGCCTTGTCGGCGTTGGCCTCCTCGACGGCCGCGCGGATGTCGCCGGGCATGTGCGCATCGATCGCGTTGAGGCGCTCCGGTCGGTTGAGCGTCAGGTAGGCGATGCGCCCCTCGGTGCGGTAGTCGACCGACGTGTAGCCCATGGGCCGGAGTCTGGCACGCGTAGGCGCTGCTCCCCCTCGCGCACACGGGCCGCGGCGACTACGGCGCCGCGTCCGCGACCGGCGGCAGGAGGCAACGGCGGCGGGCCATCGACGGCTTGCACAGCGCCCGCAACATGGCCGTCGTGAGCTCCTCCTCGACTCGTTCGTAGGACCAGTGCCGTTCGGTGACGTATCGCTCGAC from Mycobacteriales bacterium includes these protein-coding regions:
- a CDS encoding crotonase/enoyl-CoA hydratase family protein; its protein translation is MGYTSVDYRTEGRIAYLTLNRPERLNAIDAHMPGDIRAAVEEANADKAVHVIVVEGAGRAFCAGYDLKDYAEGGEGVQAHGPWDPMADYRMMRGWTDDFFTLFRSYKPTIAKVHGYAIAGGSDIALCADLVVMAEDARIGYPPARVWGCPTTAMWVYRIGAERAKRMLLTGDTIDGRTAAEWGLVHSAVPADGLDAEVAALAERIAAVPRNQLMMQKLMINQALENMGLSSTQMVATLFDGIARHTPEGVWFQGYAAQHGFHDAVEWRDSGRPIPDGAEAHQAIAELRAERQKNG
- a CDS encoding nitrile hydratase accessory protein; protein product: MTLRDDVGLMAGPEALPRDNGELVFAAPWEGRALAIAVTTVERLGLPWDEFRSRLIAAIAEAPERPYYESWALALERLLVDHGITSPDELAGATPTERPPL